A stretch of DNA from Variovorax paradoxus:
GCCCTGCACATGCAATGCACCGATCCATGGGTTTTTCCGATCGCTGTGGTGAGCACGAACGCAGGGAGAACGATGGCCGGTCTTGGCCGTGTCGGAGGAGAGAAGGGGGAGGTGCCGGATTGGTATTTTCTGGCCGAACACTTTCCCGCCGTGGGATATCTACCGCCGCTCGAGGCAATCAGACCCAAGTGATCTCCTACTCAATGAATCGTCGCTCCGCTTTGACTGCGCTTCCCGCGCTGATCATTTCCTCAAGCCCACTCTTGACCGCTTGCAACATGGCCACGTCCAAAAAGAACATCCGCGAGTTTGGAAAGATCTTCCAGTACCTCAAAGACCCAGAGCTTCGCAAAAAGGAAGTCGGAGACGCCTTACTTACCGTCGAGGGCGCGGAGATCAGCGGTGAAAGTTTTCAGTACGTTGACTGGAGTCACATCCTGTTCAGGAATTGCGACTTCGTCGGTGCGTATCAGATCAAGATTGGAAACTCCACGGACGTTCGGTACGAAGACTGTCGGTTCTCTGGCATCTTTGGATACGGCAAGACCAACCGTGTTCACTTCTTGCGATGCGCATGGACGGACGGTTCCATAGGGTATGCCGGCGAGAAGAGCACGGCTCTTGTTTTTGAATCTTGTCGGTTCGTTGGCGCCAATCCCGATCGGAATCACTGGGGAGGTGTCGGCAGCGATGGCGAAGCGGAATTCATTCGCTGCACAGCAAAGTACTTTGTCATTGAAGGACACGCAAAGCTCACGCTTCGGCAATGCGAGTTTGAAGATACGAAGTGCACACCCCGAAGCAAGGAGTCGGGCGGTGTTTTCGCTGATGTGTCGATCGAAGACAGCAAGTTGCGTGGTGTGTTCAGCATGGTCCCCGCAGACTTCCAATCCCTCATCATCCGTGACACTCTCATCGAAGGCACCTTCGACATGACAAACGCGACGGTCAAGGGCGACATCCTGATGGAGCGAGTGACTGCCGGTGTGATCCTCGGCTATGTCAAGAATGCCAACAGTTTCACCGTGCGAGACAGCAAGATCGCAGGCAACGGAATGGATGTGTTCGAGGCCTTCGCCGGTGGGATTAGGGCGATCTCGATTGAGGGAACGACCTTCGGCGTAGGCTCGATACGAGGCGGTAACGGCACCGATGGGGTCACGATCGCAGGAGGCTTCTCTCTTAAGGAACCGACCCGCACGTCGAGTGTCAGCCAATCTATTTTGATTCGCGACAGCAAGATCCCCCAACTGCAGTCTCAGCATCTCAATACCAAGAATCTCGTACTCAGGAAGGTGGAGATTGGGGAAGCTGATTTCACGAACACTCGCGCGGAGGTGTTGGAGCTGGACGATGTGAGTTTCACAAGGTCTGTGAATATGAGCGGGGCGCAGATCAAAGAGTTCAAGCAACGTGGGACCACTGACCTCAAGAGGCTAGGTCGGAGCTTGAAGCTGGAAGGCTCCAACATCAAGCTGCCACGTTGAGGCGCAGGAAGACTACGGATGTCCGATCAATTTTCAGCTGCCCATCGCGACGATGGCTGCATCTTCAGGGAGTAGAGCCGAATGGCCGAAGGTATCCAAAGCGGAGAGGCACTTCTCGACCGCCAGCACGACCGGCTGCTGCGCCTGTCGTTCCCCCAGGGCGGCGAACCTGCGGGTGCGCGACTGGTCATCAACCGGCTGGAGGCCAGCGAAGGCGTGTCGCGCGACTTCGAGTACGCGGCCGAACTGCTCTCGAGCAATGCCGACCTGGCGCTCAAAGACCTGCAAGGCAAGATGCTGTGCATCGATCTCGTGCGCGCGGATGGCAGCCTGCGCCACTTCACCGGCATCGTCTTCGCCTTCCGTCTCGTCAAGACCGACGGCAACCTGGCCTTCTATGAAGCCCGACTCGGCCCCTGGCTGAGATACCTGCGCCTGCGTTCGAACAACCGCCTGTTCCACCGCCAGAACCTGAAAGAGCAGACCCAGGCCATCTTCGACGACTACGACACCCTGCCGCAATGGAAGTGGCAAGTCCGCAGCGAGGACCTTCCCATCACCATGGCCGCCCAAGGCGGCGGTGCCCAAGGCGAGAGCGACCACAACTACCTGCATCGGCGCTGGGAAGCCGCCGGCTACAGCTATTGGTACGAGCACACGGCCAAAGGTCACACGCTCGTTCTCGCTGATGACACCACCCTGGCCCAGGCCGTGGACGGGTCGACGCCCGACATCCGCTTCCAGCGCGAAGGCGGTGCCCAGGAAGAAGACGCCATCCACCAGTGGAGCGCCGCACGCACCCTCGTGTCCGGGCGCACGGCTGTCAGCGCCTTCGACTTCAAGAACCCGCGTCCCCAGCACGCCGACATCCCCAGCGGCAACCGGCAGGGTGAGGTCCCTCAGCTGGAAGTGCACGAATACGGCGGCCACCGGCACTTCAAGACCAGCCGCGAAGGCGATGCGCTGGCCACACGGCGCGTCGAAGAGATCGAAGCCATTGCCAAGCACTTCGATGCGCGCGGCAACAACCGGCAGGTACTGCCGGGGCGCTACTTTCGCCTCACCGATCACTTCGGGCGCACCCAGGGCACAGGCCCCGAGAGCGAATTCCTGATCCTGGAGGTCGAGCACAGCGCGAGCAACAACTACCTGCAAGCCGCAGGTGAACTCGCCCAATACAGCAACAGCTTCACCTGCAGCCGTCGCTTCGTTCCCTGGCGTCCCGGCCGCGGCTTCCACAGCGTGGAGCAGCGCGTGATGGCGCCGCAGACCGCCACGGTGGTGGGCCCGTCCGCCGAGGGCAGCATCCACACCGACGAATACGGGCGAATCCGGGTGCAATTTCATTGGGACCGCGAAGGCCAGAACGACGAACGCAGCTCGGCCTGGGTGCGCGTCATGAGCCCGTGGGCCGGCGGCGAGACCGGTGCCGTCTCCACGCCCCGCGTCGGCTCGGAAGTCATCGTGCAGTGCCTGGACGGCAACCCCGATCACCCGATCGTCATGGGCGTGGTCTACAACGCCCAGCGCATGCCGCCATGGAAGCTGCCCGAGCAAAAGGCCCTCACGGGTCTCAAGAGCCGCGAGCTCGCGGGCGCCAGCGGAAATGAGGCCGGAGGCAAGAGCAACCACTTGCTGCTGGACGACACCGAAGGCAAGATCCAGGCGCAGCTCAAGAGCGACCACGACAGCAGCTCCCTGAGCCTGGGACACATCACCCGCATCGAAGACAACGCAGGACGCAAGGACGCCCGGGGCCAGGGCTTCGAGCTGCGCACGGACGGGCACGGTGCGATCCGGGCCCAGGACGGACTCTTGATCAGCACCGAGGCGCGCGCCAACGCCCAGGCCCACATCACCGACATGGGCGAGACGGTGCAGCGCCTGACGCAGGGGCGGGACCTGCACGAGGGCTTGAGTGAAGCGGCGCAGCAGGCCAAGGCGCATGAGACCGGCGATCAGGACGAAGTAACCAAGAGCCTGAAGGCGCAGAACGATGCGATCAAGGGCTCGGGCAGCGGCAACAAGGCCGAGGGCGAGTTCCCCGAACTCAACGAGCCGCATGTCGTGCTGGCCAGCCCTTCGGGAATCGAGGCCACCACGGGAGGCTCGATTCACTTGGTGAGCACCGAGCACCACGCGATCACCAGCGGGGCGCACACGAGCATTGCGGCGGGCAAGAGTTTGCTGGTGAGTGCCAAGGAAGCGGTGCGCATCGCAGCCTTCGAGAAAGGCATTCGCCTGGTAGCGGCGGCGGCGGACATCGACATCACTGCACTCAAGAGTTGCATCAATGTCATCGCCAAGCTCGACATCAAGATGGAGGCCAATCGCATCACCATCACCGCCAAGGAGGAGGTTCTGGTCAATGGCGGCACCAGCTACACACGCTGGAACGCGAGCGGCATCGAGAGCGGCACCAATGGCATCTGGCGCGAGCATGCGGCCGTGCACAGCCTGATTGGGCCGAACAGCAAGGGGTCGCCCAAACTGCCGGAGCCGGCCCAGCTGCCGAAAGGGCAGCTGGATCTGCACAACCACTACATCAAGAGCGATGGCACGCCGCGACAGGCGGTGAAGCAGGGCGAGTACACGGTGGTGGATTCGGAAGGCGGCACCCACAGCGGCAACCTCGATGCCAAAGGGTTCGCGACGGTGTCGGGCTTGCCGATCGGTGGCGCCAAGATCACCTTCGGCCCGGACCCGCGCGATCCTTGGGACGAGGGCAGCTACTTCGGGCCACCGCACGAATGGCCGCCCAAGCCGCTGGACGAGCAATCGACGGCGAGCCCTGCAGGCGAAGCGGGCGCCATGCCTGCTGCGAACCTGCTGTCGGGCAAGGGCGTCCTCGGCGGAGCCAAGGGTGCGTTGGGGCAGATCGGCCAGATGGCCGGAACAGCGCAACAAGCCGTTGCTGCCGTCCAGGCCGTGCAGAAAGGCGGTGCGCAGGCATTGCTGGGACAAGCGGGACAGTTGGCCTCCGGCGCAGCGACCCGAGCGATTGGAAAGGTTGTGGGCGACATGCTCGGCCCGATGGGGGCGCCTGCAGCGGGAGCGGTCGGCAGTGTGGTGGCCGGTGGCATGAAGGGCGGTCTGGCGGGCGCGGCTGCCGCGGCGCAGAACAGCATGAGCGGTGCGGTGGCGTCGGTCGTCCCCAAGCTGCCTGGTGCATTGCCCAGCCTGCCGTCCTTGGGCAGCGTGAACCCTGCGACAGCCATGACCGGCAGAACACCCGGCTTCGCGGGTTGACGGCGGCACAGGCCTCGCCGGTTGCAAGAGCCTGAACAGAACAAGTCAGATCGAGGAAATACAAAAATGACAACGCAGGGAACGCCCGGATCTCAAGAGAGCAAGCCGCGCGAAAAGCAGACTGCGGTCGCGCCGCTCAACGCCATCGCGCCGCAGGACATCGGTGCCGGTGCGGCGCGCTTCGACAAGTGGCTGCGCGACATCAGCAACGACTACGTCACGCTGGAGCGCTTGAGCACCGTGGCCGGCAGTTTGCCTGTCATCGGCAACATCATGGCGTTGATCGACGTGATCATGGACATCGTCCTGATCAGCGGACGGTTCATCAAGAAAGAGGCCGTCGATTTTCTTGCGTGGGTCAACCTGGGCATCAACCTGATCGGTGTCATTCCCGCGCCGCCGAGCATGGCCGCTGCCCGCATGAGTCTGCGTCCGGCGCTGCACCTCGTCAAACAGCAACTCAAGCACAGTGCGTCCAACATCGGCGACGCGTTGATCTCCGTGCTGGTGATGCACCTCAACGACAAGATCGCGGGCGAGATCGAGAAGTTTGTCGACGGTGCGATGAGCAAGCTCTCGGGCATCCTGAGCAATTGCGCGGACAAGGCCGATGGCGTCGTCGACGACCTCATCAGCGTGCTGCGTCGCTGCACTGGCGGCGAAGATCTGTTCAAGATCGCGGGCCCCAAGCCCGAGAGGGGCACCTACAACCCGAAGAAGGAGAGCATGTGGAACCGCATGCTCGCCGCCGCCGACCGCTATGCCAAACAGGCGGCCAACTACGCCGTCAAGGTGGCAGCCGCACGCCTGCCCGACAAGGCCAAGGCGGTGGTCAACATCGTCATCGGCAGCCTGACCGACTTCAAGGGGGCGCTGCGAGCCAAGTTGATGGCGCTGGCCAGCGCCGAGACCGAGCGCTCGATCATGTGGCTGCTCAAGCGCCTGTTTGCCGCCGTGAAGAAATTCAAGGCCAAGCGTGCCGCTGTCGTGCCGCCCACCAAGGGCACCCAGGCGCAGGCCACGAGGCCGGGGCACGAACTTGGCGCCGTGAACACCCAGGCGGGCGCCACGGGAAGTGGCAACTGCTGCAAGCAGGGCGCCGCCAAGGCCAAGACCCGCAAGTCCATCAGCTTCGCCACAGGCAGCGAGAGCTTCACCCACACGGATTTCGTGTTGTCGGCCACGCTGCCCATCGAATGGAGCCGCACCTACAGCAGCGACCTCGAAGCCTATGACCAGGGCGGCTTCGGTGCGCGCTGGCTGATCCCGTACACGACGCGCATCGACGTTGTCGAGTCCAAAGGGCGACGCGCACTGGCCTACCGTGCCGCTGATGGTCGCAGCCACGACATCCCTTGGCTGGCCGTCGGTCAAAGCCATCGCAACGCCATCGAAGAATTCAGTGCCACGCGTGTGAGCGACACGCTGCTGGTGCTCGATTTCGGCAAGCCGTTGCCCACTGGCGAACCGGCTGACTGGCGCGAGAGCTACGAACTCGTGGACACGGTCAGCAGCAAGGCCGCCAGCCAAGGCAAGCAGCACTTCCGTCTGGTGGCGCAACACGCCAAGGACGGTGCCGCGATCGGCCTGCGCTATGACCATGCATTGCCTTCCGGCGAGCAGGTGCTGAGCGATGTCGTCAGCAAGCAGGGCGACGTCACGCTCGCGCATGTCGGCATCCGGCCTCATGCGATCTCCGGGCGCATCGAATCCGTCTGGGAGCTGAAAGACGGACAGGTCGTTCGTCAACTCGCCGGCTACACCCACGACGAGGCTGGCGACTTGGTCGCGGCGCAGGACGAGAACGGTGCCGCCTGGGCCTACCAGTACAGCCGTCACCTCATCACCCGCTACACCGACCGCACCGGCCGCGGCATGAACCTGGCCTACGACGGCACCGGGGCCCAGGCCAAGGCGATTCGTGAATGGGCGGACGACGGCAGCTTCGACACCCGGCTGGAGTGGGACGAGAACATCCGCCTGACCTATGTGACCGATGCGCTGGGCCAGGAAACGTGGATCTACTACGACATCCTCGGCTACACCTACCGAGTCATTCACCCAGACGAGAACGAAGAGTGGTTCTTCCGTGACGACGCCAAGAACATCACCCGCCATGTGCACGCCGACGGCACCACCGACGACTACGTCTACGACGACGCCGGCAATCTGCAAACCCACACCCAGGCCGACGGCAGCCAGATCCACTTCGAATACGACAAGCTCAGCCGCCTGACCGGCGTGCGCGATGCCGAAGGCGGTGCCTGGCGGCGCGACTACAACCCGCAGGGTCACCTCACCGAGGAAACCGACCCGCTCGGCCACAAGACCCAATATGCCTACGACAAGGCCGGGCGACCGGTGCAGATCACCGACGCCAAGGGTGGTGTCAAGAAGCTCGCCTACACCCCGACGGGCGAACTCGCCAGCTACACCGATTGCTCGGGCAAGACAACGACCTGGACCTACGACCCTCAAGGCCGCCTCGCCCAAAGCACCAACGCCGCCGGCCAGGTCACCAAGTACCGCTACACCACGCTCGACGAGCAAACGCTGACGGCGGCCCAGGCGGGAGCCAATCACCCCGGCCAGCTCGAAGAAGTGATCCACCCCGATCAGACCAGCGAGCGCCTGGCTCACGACGCCGAAGGCCGCCTGCTGACGCACACCGACGCCCTGGCGCGCAGCACCCACTACCGCTACGCCGACGCGGGACTCATCGCCGGGCGCACTGACGCTGCAGGCCACACGCTGAGCTACCAATGGGACAAACTGGGGCGCCTCACTCGGCTCGACAACGAGAACCGCAGCCACTACCTGTTCAAGTACGACCCCGTCGGTCGCCTGCTCGAGGAAACTGGCTTCGATGGCAAGGTGACCCGGTACCGCTACGAAGAAACCAGCGGCGTGCTCACCGAAGTGGCCGAAGCAGGGCAGATCACCCGACTCGCCTTCGACCCCTTGGGTCGACTTGTCGAGCGCGAGGCCGCCGCCCAAGCCGAAAGCTTCGCCTACGACGGCAACGGCCGCCTCGTCGAGGCCCGGAACCAGGACGCCAAGCTTCAGTGGTTTTACGACCCCGCCGGCAACCTCACCCGCGAGCACCACGCCGACCTTGCCAGGGGGCACACCGCCATCTGGCAGCACCGCTACAACGAACTCAACCAGAGAGTGGGCAGCACCCGTCCCGACGGCCACACCCAGGAGTGGCTCACCTACGGCAGCGGCCATGTGCACGGTCTGCTGCTGGACGGCCAGGACATCCTGAGCCTGGAGCGCGACGACCTCCACCGCGAAGTCGGCCGCCAGCAGCACAACGGCCTGGCCCAGACGCAAACCTACGACCCTGCCGGGCGGTTGCTCGAGCAGCAGATTACCCACACGAAACCGGCTCCCGGCACCACAGGCACCACCGCCGTCGGCATCCGTCGCAGCTACCGCTACGACAAAGCCGGCCAACTCACCGGCATCGGCGACAGCCGGCGCGGGCGGCTGGACTACCGTTACGACCCGGTCGGGAGATTGCTCGAAGCCCAGAGCCAACTGGGCAAGGAAGTGTTCGCCTTCGACCCCGCCGGCAATATCGCCGACCCGGTGCTGAAGGAGCCCGGCACCGTAGCGCTCGTGCGCGAACAGCGCGTGGCCCCCGGCAAGTTGCTGGACAACCTGCTCAAAGAGTACGCCGGCACGCGCTACAAATACGACGGGCACGGCAACCTCATCGAGCGCACGAAGAACGGGCAAAAGACCCTCTTCAGCTGGGACGGCTTCAACCGCATGGTCAGCGCCAAGAGCGAGGAAGGCACCACAACCTTCCGCTACGACCCGATGGGCCGGCGCATTGCCAAGGCGAGCGGATCGAGAGAGACCCTCTTTGGTTGGGACGGCGACACCATCGCCTACGAAAGCGCAACACCGCTGGACCCCAGGGCCCGGGAGCAGGCGCACACCGTGCACTACGTCCACGAGAAGCACAGCTTCGTGCCGCTGGTGCAGGTGCGCAGACAGCGCCCCCTTCAGCTGAGCCCCACCACCGACGTGAAGGCGCTGATGCAGGCCAACGGCGGGGCCTACGACATCGAGCAGGACCCGTTATGGAACGGGCAGGGACTGCAGCAAGCCAGAGCCGAGCCGTTCAAGCCTGAAGAAATCGCTTTCTACCAGTGCGATCACTTGGGCACGCCGCAGGAATTGACCGATTCAGAAGGCCAAGTTTGCTGGAGCGCGAACTACAAGGCCTGGGGCGAGGCGAAGCAGGCGATCAGCAAGGCGGCCGGGCTCGCGGGGATCGCGAATCCGATCCGGTTCCAGGGGCAGTATTTCGACGAGGAAACGGGGCTGCACTACAACCGGTATCGGTATTTCGACCCCCACAGCGGCAGGTTCGTGTCACAAGACCCCATCGGGCTGGCCGGGGGGCTCCACACCATGGTCTACGCGCCCAATCCGGCTGGATTCATCGACCCGCTGGGGTTGAGGAAATACGTGATCATCGGCGAAGGACAAGCTGCGGTGGAAGCCTATGCTGCGTCCATGCGACTCAAATTTCCGTGCGATGAATTCAGGACCATCGCAAAAGAGTGGGATTCCGTGACTCAAGCTTCCGGTGCATCGGTCGAAAAATTCGGGAGCAAGGAGTGGGAGCAAAAGGCGGTTGCCGGGAATGCCGTCTGGATCAGGCAGCGCGTAGCAGACGGTTATGAGTTCATCGACATCGGAACTGATGGCGCAACCAATCGCAGTCCATTTTATGCAGCCGAGAAGAAGGCATTGATCAGGGCCGGTGGCAAGACATACAGAGCCAATAAGTGTGGAGCCGCGGCTGCCAGAGATGGCACGAAAGAAAGCTCTCGCCCCAAAGCAAAAGGACGATACGGACGATGACGAAACCATTCACCATTCATATTCCAATGCTCCGGAAAAAAGGGATGCTTGAACAAATGAATTCTTTCTACGAAGACATTCTGGGCTATGAGCGAGATCCCGTGTTGAGTATTCTGCGGGTGCCAAATCATTCGAATTTGGCGGTCTGCTTCAAGTATTCAAATTTTTCCAAAGTGGAGAATAAAAAAGATAAAGAGTCGCTCTACGAGTTTTTTGTTGAGAAGAATTTTCCTACTCTTTGCCAAAATTTGAAAGAAAGAGGGGTTGAGTTTGACATGCTTGCACGGACTCCTGGATTCTATTTTGCAAGAATCATGGACCCTTCTGGAAATTCAATAGAAATAATCTCGGAAAGCTTCGAGGACGATCTAAATTTCGACATATCGAGTTGGAATATCTATCAGGATATTGACTGAAATTCCGCGTTGACAGTGAATTTTCGTACAAGCTGAGACGTCTATGACGAAGGAGTTCCATGCACTTACGGTTGAGGAAATTGAAAGATCGATAGAACAGTTAAAAGGCGAAAACCTTCTTCTTGAGGAGGCGGTTTGTATTGCCGAGGAAAATGTGCTGCGCTGCCGATTTTGGGAAGGCGTATCAACATCAAGATTGATCTTGCATATGGTGCGGCGATCGATCCGGTTGATTCGTTTTCCAGCAGGGAAGTCGATGA
This window harbors:
- a CDS encoding VOC family protein, with product MTKPFTIHIPMLRKKGMLEQMNSFYEDILGYERDPVLSILRVPNHSNLAVCFKYSNFSKVENKKDKESLYEFFVEKNFPTLCQNLKERGVEFDMLARTPGFYFARIMDPSGNSIEIISESFEDDLNFDISSWNIYQDID
- a CDS encoding type VI secretion system Vgr family protein, which codes for MAEGIQSGEALLDRQHDRLLRLSFPQGGEPAGARLVINRLEASEGVSRDFEYAAELLSSNADLALKDLQGKMLCIDLVRADGSLRHFTGIVFAFRLVKTDGNLAFYEARLGPWLRYLRLRSNNRLFHRQNLKEQTQAIFDDYDTLPQWKWQVRSEDLPITMAAQGGGAQGESDHNYLHRRWEAAGYSYWYEHTAKGHTLVLADDTTLAQAVDGSTPDIRFQREGGAQEEDAIHQWSAARTLVSGRTAVSAFDFKNPRPQHADIPSGNRQGEVPQLEVHEYGGHRHFKTSREGDALATRRVEEIEAIAKHFDARGNNRQVLPGRYFRLTDHFGRTQGTGPESEFLILEVEHSASNNYLQAAGELAQYSNSFTCSRRFVPWRPGRGFHSVEQRVMAPQTATVVGPSAEGSIHTDEYGRIRVQFHWDREGQNDERSSAWVRVMSPWAGGETGAVSTPRVGSEVIVQCLDGNPDHPIVMGVVYNAQRMPPWKLPEQKALTGLKSRELAGASGNEAGGKSNHLLLDDTEGKIQAQLKSDHDSSSLSLGHITRIEDNAGRKDARGQGFELRTDGHGAIRAQDGLLISTEARANAQAHITDMGETVQRLTQGRDLHEGLSEAAQQAKAHETGDQDEVTKSLKAQNDAIKGSGSGNKAEGEFPELNEPHVVLASPSGIEATTGGSIHLVSTEHHAITSGAHTSIAAGKSLLVSAKEAVRIAAFEKGIRLVAAAADIDITALKSCINVIAKLDIKMEANRITITAKEEVLVNGGTSYTRWNASGIESGTNGIWREHAAVHSLIGPNSKGSPKLPEPAQLPKGQLDLHNHYIKSDGTPRQAVKQGEYTVVDSEGGTHSGNLDAKGFATVSGLPIGGAKITFGPDPRDPWDEGSYFGPPHEWPPKPLDEQSTASPAGEAGAMPAANLLSGKGVLGGAKGALGQIGQMAGTAQQAVAAVQAVQKGGAQALLGQAGQLASGAATRAIGKVVGDMLGPMGAPAAGAVGSVVAGGMKGGLAGAAAAAQNSMSGAVASVVPKLPGALPSLPSLGSVNPATAMTGRTPGFAG
- a CDS encoding RHS repeat-associated core domain-containing protein, which translates into the protein MTTQGTPGSQESKPREKQTAVAPLNAIAPQDIGAGAARFDKWLRDISNDYVTLERLSTVAGSLPVIGNIMALIDVIMDIVLISGRFIKKEAVDFLAWVNLGINLIGVIPAPPSMAAARMSLRPALHLVKQQLKHSASNIGDALISVLVMHLNDKIAGEIEKFVDGAMSKLSGILSNCADKADGVVDDLISVLRRCTGGEDLFKIAGPKPERGTYNPKKESMWNRMLAAADRYAKQAANYAVKVAAARLPDKAKAVVNIVIGSLTDFKGALRAKLMALASAETERSIMWLLKRLFAAVKKFKAKRAAVVPPTKGTQAQATRPGHELGAVNTQAGATGSGNCCKQGAAKAKTRKSISFATGSESFTHTDFVLSATLPIEWSRTYSSDLEAYDQGGFGARWLIPYTTRIDVVESKGRRALAYRAADGRSHDIPWLAVGQSHRNAIEEFSATRVSDTLLVLDFGKPLPTGEPADWRESYELVDTVSSKAASQGKQHFRLVAQHAKDGAAIGLRYDHALPSGEQVLSDVVSKQGDVTLAHVGIRPHAISGRIESVWELKDGQVVRQLAGYTHDEAGDLVAAQDENGAAWAYQYSRHLITRYTDRTGRGMNLAYDGTGAQAKAIREWADDGSFDTRLEWDENIRLTYVTDALGQETWIYYDILGYTYRVIHPDENEEWFFRDDAKNITRHVHADGTTDDYVYDDAGNLQTHTQADGSQIHFEYDKLSRLTGVRDAEGGAWRRDYNPQGHLTEETDPLGHKTQYAYDKAGRPVQITDAKGGVKKLAYTPTGELASYTDCSGKTTTWTYDPQGRLAQSTNAAGQVTKYRYTTLDEQTLTAAQAGANHPGQLEEVIHPDQTSERLAHDAEGRLLTHTDALARSTHYRYADAGLIAGRTDAAGHTLSYQWDKLGRLTRLDNENRSHYLFKYDPVGRLLEETGFDGKVTRYRYEETSGVLTEVAEAGQITRLAFDPLGRLVEREAAAQAESFAYDGNGRLVEARNQDAKLQWFYDPAGNLTREHHADLARGHTAIWQHRYNELNQRVGSTRPDGHTQEWLTYGSGHVHGLLLDGQDILSLERDDLHREVGRQQHNGLAQTQTYDPAGRLLEQQITHTKPAPGTTGTTAVGIRRSYRYDKAGQLTGIGDSRRGRLDYRYDPVGRLLEAQSQLGKEVFAFDPAGNIADPVLKEPGTVALVREQRVAPGKLLDNLLKEYAGTRYKYDGHGNLIERTKNGQKTLFSWDGFNRMVSAKSEEGTTTFRYDPMGRRIAKASGSRETLFGWDGDTIAYESATPLDPRAREQAHTVHYVHEKHSFVPLVQVRRQRPLQLSPTTDVKALMQANGGAYDIEQDPLWNGQGLQQARAEPFKPEEIAFYQCDHLGTPQELTDSEGQVCWSANYKAWGEAKQAISKAAGLAGIANPIRFQGQYFDEETGLHYNRYRYFDPHSGRFVSQDPIGLAGGLHTMVYAPNPAGFIDPLGLRKYVIIGEGQAAVEAYAASMRLKFPCDEFRTIAKEWDSVTQASGASVEKFGSKEWEQKAVAGNAVWIRQRVADGYEFIDIGTDGATNRSPFYAAEKKALIRAGGKTYRANKCGAAAARDGTKESSRPKAKGRYGR